A window of Flavobacterium flavigenum contains these coding sequences:
- a CDS encoding BamA/TamA family outer membrane protein, giving the protein MKLKHKNVRNRYAEYFVVLSLFFVFGCSNTKYLPEGELLYTGGSVKVKDSVIKKKDRKALEKELEGLLRPKPNKQLLGLRPKLWFYNIAGEPKKEKGFRYWLRTKVGEEPVLFSKVDLDYNASVLRNFAENKGYFKTRVSADSTVRNKRATAEYIVVPKKRYIIKSVTFPDDSLPMSRIIGRSSRRSLLKVGNPYDLDVIKAERERIDARLKERGYYYFNPDYILAKVDSSKGDHEVKIRLVIKDDAPPKALTSYKIDKIFVYPNFSISKDSVKYKSEDIVQYKDFTIIDTARTFEPRVFDRTILFKKGDLYNRKDHNLTLNRFVNLGTFSFVKNEFKVSDSLPKTLDSYYYLTLLPKKFIRVEVLGKTNSASYTGSEINVNWNNRNLFRGAELLTVSVFGGADFQLSGANNGKNIYRLGTETSLTWPRFIVPFFPIQGSSEYIPRTKAALRYEYQNRTQLYALNSFKASFGYLWKENIRKEHQLNLLDVTYVSPNHVTQEYLDDILKDEALGRVIEKQLIFGPTYSYTYTNTMQKRKKNTFYFNGELDLAGNITGLLSGANAKKNDTKEIFDVPFSQYAKIKTDFRHYLKLSKESELASRVLVGLGLPYGNSTILPTSKQFVVGGTNSIRAFRARSLGPGSYLNTITTNNYLPDQSGDLKLEFSTEYRAKLFSIVRGAAFVDAGNIWLVNADPNKPGAEFSKDFMKEIAVGAGVGLRFDVSFFILRTDLALPLRKPYLPEGERWVIKDIDFGSGSWRKDNLILNIAIGYPF; this is encoded by the coding sequence ATGAAATTAAAACATAAAAATGTGCGGAACAGGTATGCGGAATATTTTGTTGTATTGTCCCTGTTTTTTGTTTTTGGATGCAGCAACACCAAATATCTGCCGGAAGGCGAATTGCTGTACACAGGCGGTTCTGTGAAAGTAAAAGATTCTGTTATTAAAAAGAAAGACAGAAAAGCATTAGAAAAGGAATTAGAAGGATTGCTTCGTCCAAAACCCAACAAACAATTGCTGGGCCTTCGACCTAAATTATGGTTCTACAATATTGCAGGAGAACCTAAAAAAGAGAAAGGGTTTAGATATTGGCTTCGAACAAAAGTCGGGGAAGAACCTGTACTTTTTAGTAAAGTAGATTTGGATTACAATGCTTCAGTTTTAAGAAATTTTGCTGAAAATAAAGGCTATTTCAAAACCCGGGTAAGTGCAGATTCTACAGTTCGAAATAAAAGAGCTACTGCAGAATATATTGTAGTCCCCAAAAAAAGATATATAATTAAAAGTGTTACTTTTCCTGATGATTCTTTGCCAATGTCAAGAATCATCGGCAGATCAAGCCGAAGAAGTTTATTGAAAGTTGGGAATCCATATGATCTGGATGTTATAAAAGCAGAAAGAGAAAGAATTGATGCAAGGCTTAAAGAACGAGGATATTATTATTTTAATCCGGATTATATCCTGGCTAAAGTAGACAGCAGTAAAGGAGATCACGAAGTAAAAATTAGATTAGTGATAAAAGATGATGCGCCGCCAAAGGCACTTACTTCTTATAAAATCGATAAGATTTTTGTTTATCCTAATTTTTCTATCTCCAAAGACAGTGTCAAATATAAGTCTGAAGATATCGTGCAGTACAAAGATTTTACAATTATTGATACAGCTCGTACTTTTGAACCGAGGGTTTTTGACCGGACGATATTATTTAAAAAGGGGGATTTGTACAATCGAAAAGATCATAATCTTACTTTAAACCGATTTGTAAATCTGGGAACTTTTAGTTTTGTAAAAAACGAATTTAAAGTTTCGGATAGTTTGCCAAAGACTCTGGACTCTTATTACTATTTAACGCTTTTACCAAAAAAATTCATTCGTGTTGAGGTATTAGGAAAAACAAACTCTGCAAGTTATACCGGAAGTGAAATTAATGTCAATTGGAATAACAGGAATTTATTCAGGGGCGCGGAATTATTGACTGTTTCTGTTTTTGGCGGAGCTGATTTTCAGCTTTCAGGAGCTAATAATGGTAAAAATATATACAGATTAGGAACAGAAACCAGTTTGACCTGGCCAAGATTTATTGTGCCATTCTTTCCTATTCAGGGTTCCAGTGAATATATCCCAAGAACAAAAGCTGCTTTAAGATATGAATATCAAAACAGGACGCAATTATATGCTTTGAATTCATTTAAAGCTTCATTTGGTTATTTATGGAAAGAAAACATCCGTAAAGAACATCAGCTAAATCTGCTTGATGTTACTTATGTAAGTCCAAATCATGTAACACAAGAATATCTGGATGATATCCTGAAAGATGAAGCATTAGGAAGGGTAATTGAAAAGCAATTGATTTTTGGGCCAACATATTCGTATACGTATACCAATACGATGCAAAAACGTAAAAAAAATACTTTTTACTTTAACGGAGAATTAGATTTAGCCGGAAATATAACAGGTTTGCTTTCAGGTGCAAATGCAAAAAAGAACGATACGAAAGAAATTTTTGATGTTCCGTTTAGCCAATATGCGAAGATCAAAACTGATTTCAGGCATTATTTAAAATTGAGTAAAGAAAGCGAATTGGCCAGCCGGGTTCTTGTAGGACTTGGATTGCCATACGGAAACTCAACTATTTTGCCAACCTCAAAACAGTTTGTGGTGGGAGGAACTAATAGTATCAGGGCTTTCAGGGCGAGATCGCTTGGGCCAGGAAGCTATTTGAATACAATAACAACAAATAATTATCTTCCGGACCAGTCAGGAGATTTGAAATTAGAGTTTAGCACAGAATATCGTGCTAAGCTTTTTAGTATTGTGCGAGGAGCCGCATTTGTTGATGCTGGAAATATTTGGCTTGTCAACGCAGATCCAAATAAACCAGGTGCAGAGTTTTCTAAAGATTTTATGAAAGAAATTGCGGTAGGAGCAGGTGTTGGTCTTCGATTTGACGTGTCATTTTTTATTTTAAGAACAGATTTGGCACTTCCATTAAGGAAGCCCTATTTGCCTGAAGGAGAGCGTTGGGTAATTAAAGATATTGATTTTGGAAGCGGCTCATGGAGAAAAGACAATCTAATTTTGAATATTGCTATTGGTTATCCTTTTTAA
- a CDS encoding DUF2851 family protein, translated as MKEDFLHYLWRFKKFDTLNLKTVNKEEVTIINTGNYLELAGPDFFNAQIKIGDQKWAGNVEIHLKASDWYLHLHEKDKAYENVILHVVWEYDADIYRQNNAEIPVLVLKDYVSPETILNYNKLKSPKSWIYCEKQIAHVPGFVFKNWQERLFFERLERKSQAIYDLLKETNQDWEAVLFCLLAKNFGLNTNGNAFLQLAKSIPFSIIRKESFELENLEALFFGTTGLLDIDKEDVYFKDLKFRYFYLLHKYQIEKVYVEPVQFFKHRPDNFPTIRLSQLAALYHQYQNLFSKIIELKSINSIYKLFDVSTSLYWKNHYQFDKESLKKTKSLSNSFIDLLVINTIVPLQFAYAKTLNESVAEDLISILDGISPEKNSIIEKFNSFGITSQNAFETQSLLQLKSQYCDVNGCMKCAVGMELLKSN; from the coding sequence ATGAAAGAAGATTTTCTTCATTATCTCTGGAGGTTTAAAAAATTTGATACCCTGAATTTAAAAACGGTAAACAAGGAAGAAGTTACAATTATCAATACAGGAAATTACTTAGAACTTGCAGGGCCTGATTTTTTTAATGCTCAAATAAAAATAGGAGATCAAAAATGGGCTGGAAATGTTGAAATACATTTAAAAGCTTCTGACTGGTATTTGCATCTTCATGAAAAGGACAAAGCTTATGAAAATGTAATATTGCATGTTGTCTGGGAATATGATGCTGATATTTACAGACAAAATAACGCAGAGATCCCAGTATTAGTTTTAAAGGATTATGTATCTCCGGAAACTATTTTAAATTACAACAAACTAAAATCTCCGAAATCATGGATTTATTGTGAAAAACAAATCGCCCATGTACCGGGATTTGTTTTTAAAAACTGGCAGGAACGCTTGTTTTTTGAACGTCTGGAAAGGAAATCACAAGCTATTTATGATTTGCTTAAAGAAACAAATCAGGATTGGGAAGCGGTATTGTTTTGTTTATTAGCGAAGAATTTTGGTTTGAATACCAATGGAAATGCATTTCTGCAATTAGCTAAATCAATTCCTTTTTCAATTATCCGAAAAGAAAGTTTTGAACTTGAAAATCTTGAAGCTTTATTTTTTGGTACAACTGGTTTGCTGGATATAGATAAAGAAGATGTTTATTTTAAGGATTTGAAATTCAGGTATTTTTATCTGTTGCATAAATATCAAATCGAAAAAGTGTATGTAGAACCGGTTCAGTTTTTTAAGCACAGGCCAGATAATTTCCCTACAATTCGTCTTTCGCAGTTAGCTGCTTTATACCATCAGTACCAAAACTTGTTCTCTAAAATAATAGAGTTGAAATCTATCAATAGTATTTATAAATTATTTGATGTCTCAACCAGTTTGTACTGGAAAAATCATTATCAATTTGATAAAGAAAGTCTGAAGAAAACAAAATCATTATCGAACTCATTTATAGATTTATTGGTCATAAATACCATTGTCCCTTTACAGTTTGCTTATGCTAAAACGTTGAATGAATCGGTAGCAGAAGATTTAATTTCTATTTTGGATGGCATATCTCCTGAGAAAAATTCCATCATCGAAAAATTTAATTCATTTGGCATCACATCTCAAAATGCCTTTGAAACACAATCTTTATTACAGCTAAAAAGTCAATATTGTGATGTTAACGGTTGTATGAAATGTGCTGTCGGTATGGAATTGTTAAAAAGCAATTAG